A stretch of the Medicago truncatula cultivar Jemalong A17 chromosome 5, MtrunA17r5.0-ANR, whole genome shotgun sequence genome encodes the following:
- the LOC11407512 gene encoding uncharacterized protein has translation MKRMMMLLLLLLLLVDVASLCGQTGCGSDCGGGCDGSPPPPKCEDDKNLGLTTGHDSVLYLIEKIKYGFYVVFVIIIIKTIVGIIQTFYNVHRMYQFYFGEGREQRLRMKEKRDERKIRETIEKANEEAEKMMKVVDEEMMKKMEEGTATSDE, from the exons ATGAAAAG gatgatgatgttgttgctgctgctgcttcTACTTGTTGATGTTGCTTCCTTGTGCGGCCAAACCGGTTGCGGTAGCGATTGTGGAGGAGGGTGTGATGgttcaccaccaccaccaaaatgCGAGGATGACAAGAACCTTGGACTTACTACTGGTCATGATTCAGTGCTCTATCTAATAGAAAAGATTAAATATGGTTTTTATGTAGTTTTTGTCATCATTATTATCAAAACCATTGTGGGGATAATTCAAACATTTTATAATGTTCATAGAATGTATCAATTTTACTTTGGAGAGGGCCGTGAGCAGCGCTTGAGGATGAAGGAGAAAAGGgatgaaagaaaaattagagAGACAATTGAAAAGGCAAATGAAGAAGCggagaagatgatgaaagtCGTAGATGAGgaaatgatgaagaaaatggaagaaggaACAGCAACGAGTGATGAATGA
- the LOC11405959 gene encoding protein FLC EXPRESSOR isoform X2: MAGRKHHHHHNLHSSLSRRDEPRLSHSSSSSTSTTALEDRITTRHREIQTLLHDNQRLATTHLALKQDLTATQQELRQLSAAAADVKAERDAEVRRIYEKSLKMDAEVRAVAAMKSDLDQVRADVRELAEVRKELVEHLQSVQSELALAREDLKPLPIIKVDIEALRHEIQRGRSAIEFEKKTHANNLEHNRVMDTNMIIMTREVEKLRAELANAEKRARAAMVAAAIPSPGYHANNPEMGFGGITYPQDSYSMHQVKVVAASMLRFKVVKPESLDPRWG; the protein is encoded by the exons ATGGCAGGACGCAAACATCACCACCACCATAATCTTCACTCTTCTCTCTCCCGCCGCGACGAGCCACGTCTCTCTcattcctcctcctcctccacctcAACCACCGCCCTCGAAGACCGCATCACCACCCGCCACCGCGAAATCCAAACCCTCCTCCACGACAACCAACGTCTCGCCACAACTCACCTCGCCTTAAAACAAGACCTCACCGCCACTCAACAAGAGCTTCGTCAGCTCTCCGCCGCTGCCGCCGATGTCAAAGCCGAACGAGACGCCGAGGTCCGTCGGATCTACGAGAAATCGCTTAAGATGGATGCTGAGGTACGTGCCGTTGCGGCGATGAAGTCTGATCTTGATCAGGTAAGGGCTGATGTAAGGGAACTTGCGGAGGTAAGGAAGGAGCTTGTGGAACATTTGCAGAGTGTTCAGAGTGAGCTTGCTTTGGCAAGGGAAGATTTGAAGCCATTGCCGATTATTAAAGTTGATATTGAAGCTTTGCGCCATGAGATTCAACGAGGAAG GAGTGCTATTGAATTTGAGAAGAAGACACATGCCAATAACCTTGAGCACAACCGGGTAATGGACACCAATATGATCATCATGACCCGTGAGGTTGAAAAATTACGTGCTGAGCTGGCTAATGCAGAAAAGAGGGCAAGGGCTGCAATGGTTGCTGCTGCAATTCCAA GTCCTGGATATCATGCAAACAATCCTGAAATGGGGTTTGGTGGAATCACATATCCTCAAGATTCTTATAGCATGCATCAG GTGAAGGTAGTAGCAGCAAGTATGCTCCGTTTCAAGGTTGTCAAACCCGAGAGTCTAG ATCCAAGGTGGGGTTGA
- the LOC11405959 gene encoding protein FLC EXPRESSOR isoform X3, with protein MAGRKHHHHHNLHSSLSRRDEPRLSHSSSSSTSTTALEDRITTRHREIQTLLHDNQRLATTHLALKQDLTATQQELRQLSAAAADVKAERDAEVRRIYEKSLKMDAEVRAVAAMKSDLDQVRADVRELAEVRKELVEHLQSVQSELALAREDLKPLPIIKVDIEALRHEIQRGRSAIEFEKKTHANNLEHNRVMDTNMIIMTREVEKLRAELANAEKRARAAMVAAAIPSPGYHANNPEMGFGGITYPQDSYSMHQVVAASMLRFKVVKPESLDPRWG; from the exons ATGGCAGGACGCAAACATCACCACCACCATAATCTTCACTCTTCTCTCTCCCGCCGCGACGAGCCACGTCTCTCTcattcctcctcctcctccacctcAACCACCGCCCTCGAAGACCGCATCACCACCCGCCACCGCGAAATCCAAACCCTCCTCCACGACAACCAACGTCTCGCCACAACTCACCTCGCCTTAAAACAAGACCTCACCGCCACTCAACAAGAGCTTCGTCAGCTCTCCGCCGCTGCCGCCGATGTCAAAGCCGAACGAGACGCCGAGGTCCGTCGGATCTACGAGAAATCGCTTAAGATGGATGCTGAGGTACGTGCCGTTGCGGCGATGAAGTCTGATCTTGATCAGGTAAGGGCTGATGTAAGGGAACTTGCGGAGGTAAGGAAGGAGCTTGTGGAACATTTGCAGAGTGTTCAGAGTGAGCTTGCTTTGGCAAGGGAAGATTTGAAGCCATTGCCGATTATTAAAGTTGATATTGAAGCTTTGCGCCATGAGATTCAACGAGGAAG GAGTGCTATTGAATTTGAGAAGAAGACACATGCCAATAACCTTGAGCACAACCGGGTAATGGACACCAATATGATCATCATGACCCGTGAGGTTGAAAAATTACGTGCTGAGCTGGCTAATGCAGAAAAGAGGGCAAGGGCTGCAATGGTTGCTGCTGCAATTCCAA GTCCTGGATATCATGCAAACAATCCTGAAATGGGGTTTGGTGGAATCACATATCCTCAAGATTCTTATAGCATGCATCAG GTAGTAGCAGCAAGTATGCTCCGTTTCAAGGTTGTCAAACCCGAGAGTCTAG ATCCAAGGTGGGGTTGA
- the LOC11405959 gene encoding protein FLC EXPRESSOR isoform X1, whose protein sequence is MAGRKHHHHHNLHSSLSRRDEPRLSHSSSSSTSTTALEDRITTRHREIQTLLHDNQRLATTHLALKQDLTATQQELRQLSAAAADVKAERDAEVRRIYEKSLKMDAEVRAVAAMKSDLDQVRADVRELAEVRKELVEHLQSVQSELALAREDLKPLPIIKVDIEALRHEIQRGRSAIEFEKKTHANNLEHNRVMDTNMIIMTREVEKLRAELANAEKRARAAMVAAAIPSPGYHANNPEMGFGGITYPQDSYSMHQIQGGVEVHPQYGYGATLHHPYDLQQSQVPR, encoded by the exons ATGGCAGGACGCAAACATCACCACCACCATAATCTTCACTCTTCTCTCTCCCGCCGCGACGAGCCACGTCTCTCTcattcctcctcctcctccacctcAACCACCGCCCTCGAAGACCGCATCACCACCCGCCACCGCGAAATCCAAACCCTCCTCCACGACAACCAACGTCTCGCCACAACTCACCTCGCCTTAAAACAAGACCTCACCGCCACTCAACAAGAGCTTCGTCAGCTCTCCGCCGCTGCCGCCGATGTCAAAGCCGAACGAGACGCCGAGGTCCGTCGGATCTACGAGAAATCGCTTAAGATGGATGCTGAGGTACGTGCCGTTGCGGCGATGAAGTCTGATCTTGATCAGGTAAGGGCTGATGTAAGGGAACTTGCGGAGGTAAGGAAGGAGCTTGTGGAACATTTGCAGAGTGTTCAGAGTGAGCTTGCTTTGGCAAGGGAAGATTTGAAGCCATTGCCGATTATTAAAGTTGATATTGAAGCTTTGCGCCATGAGATTCAACGAGGAAG GAGTGCTATTGAATTTGAGAAGAAGACACATGCCAATAACCTTGAGCACAACCGGGTAATGGACACCAATATGATCATCATGACCCGTGAGGTTGAAAAATTACGTGCTGAGCTGGCTAATGCAGAAAAGAGGGCAAGGGCTGCAATGGTTGCTGCTGCAATTCCAA GTCCTGGATATCATGCAAACAATCCTGAAATGGGGTTTGGTGGAATCACATATCCTCAAGATTCTTATAGCATGCATCAG ATCCAAGGTGGGGTTGAGGTTCATCCACAGTATGGATATGGAGCAACATTACATCATCCTTATGACCTTCAACAATCACAAGTGCCAAGATAG